One Streptomyces sp. V4I8 genomic window carries:
- a CDS encoding 1-aminocyclopropane-1-carboxylate deaminase produces MSSSPSLSSYDRYPLLFGPSPVHPLERLTAHLGGASLWAKREDCNSGIAYGGNKTRKLEYLVADALAQGCDTLVSIGGVQSNHTRQVAAVAARAGLKCVLVQESWVDWPDSVYDKVGNILVSRLAGADVRLVRAGFGIGFKESWEQALREVEEAGGKPYAIPAGASDHPLGGLGFAGWAYEVAAQEQELGVFFDTVIVCSVTGSTQAGMVAGFAALEEAGGRPRRVLGVDASAKPDTTREQIARIAHNTGQLIGVERELTEGDVELDDRYHAGTYGIPDETTLQAMRLAAGTEGMVTDPVYEGKSMAGMIDLVERGEITRDSTVLYAHLGGQPALNAYSTLF; encoded by the coding sequence ATGTCCTCTTCCCCGTCCCTTTCCTCCTACGACCGCTACCCCCTCCTCTTCGGCCCGTCCCCCGTGCACCCCCTGGAGCGCCTGACCGCCCACCTCGGCGGTGCCTCCCTCTGGGCCAAGCGGGAGGACTGCAACTCCGGGATCGCCTACGGCGGCAACAAGACCCGCAAGCTGGAGTACCTGGTCGCCGACGCGCTCGCCCAGGGCTGTGACACGCTCGTGTCGATCGGTGGCGTGCAGTCGAACCACACCCGTCAGGTCGCCGCCGTGGCAGCCCGTGCCGGGCTCAAGTGCGTGCTTGTCCAGGAGAGTTGGGTGGACTGGCCCGACTCCGTGTACGACAAGGTCGGCAACATCCTCGTCAGCCGCCTCGCCGGAGCCGACGTCCGCCTCGTGCGGGCCGGCTTCGGGATCGGCTTCAAGGAGAGCTGGGAGCAGGCGCTCAGGGAGGTGGAGGAGGCGGGCGGCAAGCCGTACGCCATCCCGGCCGGGGCTTCCGACCATCCGCTCGGCGGGCTGGGCTTCGCCGGCTGGGCCTACGAAGTGGCGGCGCAGGAGCAGGAGTTGGGCGTCTTCTTCGACACGGTGATCGTGTGCTCGGTGACCGGCTCCACCCAGGCCGGCATGGTCGCCGGTTTCGCCGCCCTGGAGGAGGCGGGCGGCCGTCCGCGCCGCGTCCTCGGCGTCGACGCCTCGGCCAAGCCCGACACCACCCGCGAGCAGATCGCCCGTATCGCCCACAACACCGGTCAACTCATCGGTGTCGAGCGCGAGTTGACCGAGGGCGACGTCGAGCTCGACGACCGGTACCACGCGGGCACGTACGGCATCCCGGACGAGACGACGCTGCAGGCCATGCGGCTCGCGGCAGGGACGGAGGGCATGGTCACCGATCCGGTGTACGAGGGCAAGTCGATGGCCGGGATGATCGACCTGGTTGAGCGCGGGGAGATCACGCGGGACTCCACAGTGCTGTACGCCCACCTGGGCGGCCAGCCGGCGCTGAACGCCTACAGCACGCTGTTCTGA
- a CDS encoding ABC transporter substrate-binding protein: MEHRTLSRRRFLGASLGGAGATLLGLSGCGAPSGSASAGTSHLSLWYWKGALSDELLATARRGVPGVPGLRVQGSQIPDGDIDSKVRTSLAARAYVPDITVANSDNLATFFPDEDEFLDLRTLGAESVRDRYLDWKWKSCFTPSGRMIGFPLDAGPTALYYRRDLFQKAGLAYEPADVAEAIPSWEKFIAAGGTLRAKGPGKPYLVSNIGNVFQQVLLQSPKQFVDAENRFIGDQEHVKRGWDLSVEILRQRLSGRITDGTPDFNAAMSGGRVATMTTAVWATNGLKDSAPKTSGTWRLTTMPDGPANYGGSYMTLTRYCRDPEAAFAFLTWLLSPANQLKSYQEMALFPTTPAAYADPAMHRPDPFFGGQQPIDVFGPAAQKAPVNYFSPYEETANTPFFQELTNVEMLGKNPDRAWRDAVNTAETTLSRLGVG, encoded by the coding sequence ATGGAACACCGAACCCTGTCCCGCAGACGATTTCTGGGGGCCTCGCTGGGCGGCGCGGGCGCCACCCTGCTGGGCCTGTCGGGATGCGGAGCCCCCAGCGGATCGGCGTCCGCGGGCACCAGCCACCTCAGCCTCTGGTACTGGAAGGGCGCACTGAGCGACGAACTCCTCGCCACCGCCAGGCGCGGCGTCCCGGGAGTGCCGGGGCTGAGGGTGCAGGGCTCGCAGATCCCCGACGGCGACATCGACTCCAAGGTGCGCACCAGCCTCGCCGCCCGTGCCTACGTACCGGACATCACCGTCGCGAACTCCGACAACCTCGCCACGTTCTTCCCCGACGAGGACGAGTTCCTGGATCTCAGGACGCTCGGTGCGGAATCGGTCCGCGACCGGTACCTCGACTGGAAGTGGAAGAGCTGCTTCACCCCGTCGGGCCGGATGATCGGCTTCCCCCTCGACGCCGGCCCCACCGCGCTCTACTACCGCAGGGACCTCTTCCAGAAGGCCGGACTGGCCTACGAACCGGCGGACGTCGCCGAGGCCATCCCGAGCTGGGAGAAGTTCATCGCCGCAGGCGGGACGCTGCGCGCGAAGGGGCCCGGCAAGCCGTACCTGGTGAGCAACATCGGCAACGTCTTCCAACAGGTCCTGCTCCAGAGCCCCAAGCAGTTCGTGGACGCCGAGAACCGCTTCATCGGCGACCAGGAGCACGTCAAGCGCGGCTGGGACCTCTCCGTGGAGATCCTCCGCCAGCGGCTCAGCGGCAGGATCACGGACGGGACGCCCGACTTCAACGCGGCCATGAGCGGCGGCCGGGTCGCCACGATGACCACGGCGGTGTGGGCGACCAACGGCCTGAAGGACTCCGCGCCGAAGACCTCCGGGACCTGGCGGCTGACCACCATGCCGGACGGCCCGGCCAACTACGGCGGCTCGTACATGACCCTGACCCGCTACTGCCGCGACCCCGAGGCGGCCTTCGCCTTCCTGACGTGGCTGCTCAGCCCGGCGAACCAGCTCAAGAGCTACCAGGAGATGGCCCTGTTCCCCACCACTCCCGCCGCCTACGCCGACCCCGCGATGCACAGGCCCGACCCCTTCTTCGGCGGCCAGCAGCCCATCGACGTCTTCGGCCCCGCCGCCCAGAAGGCCCCGGTCAACTACTTCAGCCCGTACGAGGAGACCGCCAACACCCCGTTCTTCCAGGAGCTGACCAACGTGGAAATGCTCGGCAAGAACCCCGACCGGGCCTGGCGGGACGCGGTGAACACCGCCGAGACCACGCTGTCCCGGCTGGGGGTGGGCTGA
- a CDS encoding carbohydrate ABC transporter permease yields the protein MTATTTAPVATTPMRTTRQPSARLRAWATRAPLLPALIFMIVVTQLPFVATLVISFFDWNSLYPDARRFTGIDNYQEVLTDADLRHSVWTTVLLTVAVVLASLVLGLVLALLLDRRFKGRGVVRTLLIAPFLVVPVAAALLWKHVLYNPEYGLFNGLLHYVGGPQPDWISNTPLLAVEASLVWQWTPFMMLILLAGLQSRDHEQIEAARVDGASDWQIFRHLTLPHLRRYLELGALLGSIYIVQNFDAVFTITSGGLGTANLPYTVYQSFYQAHENGLASAAGVLVVIGSIIIATFALRVVSSLFREEVSRA from the coding sequence ATGACAGCGACGACCACGGCCCCCGTGGCCACGACACCCATGCGCACGACACGCCAACCCTCCGCCCGGCTGCGCGCCTGGGCGACCCGGGCACCCCTGCTGCCCGCCCTCATCTTCATGATCGTGGTGACCCAGCTGCCGTTCGTGGCCACGCTGGTGATCTCGTTCTTCGACTGGAACTCCCTCTACCCGGACGCCCGCCGCTTCACCGGCATCGACAACTACCAGGAAGTCCTCACCGACGCGGACCTGCGCCACTCGGTGTGGACGACCGTGCTCCTGACGGTCGCGGTGGTCCTGGCCAGCCTGGTCCTCGGCCTGGTCCTGGCGCTGCTCCTGGACCGGAGGTTCAAGGGCCGCGGAGTGGTCCGCACCCTGCTGATCGCCCCGTTCCTGGTGGTGCCCGTAGCCGCGGCCCTGCTCTGGAAACATGTGCTCTACAACCCCGAATACGGCCTGTTCAATGGGTTGTTGCACTATGTGGGCGGCCCACAGCCCGACTGGATCTCCAACACCCCACTGCTCGCGGTCGAGGCCTCCCTGGTCTGGCAGTGGACGCCCTTCATGATGCTGATCCTGCTGGCCGGCCTCCAGAGCCGCGACCACGAGCAGATCGAGGCGGCGAGGGTCGACGGCGCGAGCGACTGGCAGATCTTCCGCCACCTGACGCTCCCGCACCTGCGCCGCTACCTCGAACTCGGCGCCCTGCTGGGCTCGATCTACATAGTCCAGAACTTCGACGCGGTCTTCACGATCACGTCCGGCGGTCTGGGCACCGCCAACCTCCCCTACACCGTCTACCAGAGCTTCTACCAGGCCCACGAGAACGGCCTCGCCTCGGCCGCGGGCGTCCTGGTGGTCATCGGCTCGATCATCATCGCGACCTTCGCGCTGCGCGTGGTGTCGTCCCTGTTCCGCGAGGAGGTGTCGCGCGCATGA
- a CDS encoding DeoR/GlpR family DNA-binding transcription regulator, translating into MNRTAEERQREIVRAARASGSVDVTALATELGVAKETVRRDLRVLEDHGLLRRTHGGAYPVESAGFETTLAFRATSHVPEKRRIAAAAAELLGDAETVFVDEGFTPQLIAESLPTDRPLTVVTASLPVAGALAEAEHVSVLLLGGRVRRGTLATVDHWTTKMLAGFVIDLAFIGANGISREYGLTTPDPAVSEVKTQAIRAARRTVFAGVHTKFGAVSFCRFADISTLETIVTSTLLPAAEAHRYSLLGPQVIRV; encoded by the coding sequence ATGAACAGAACCGCGGAGGAACGCCAGCGCGAGATCGTCCGCGCCGCCCGCGCGAGCGGTTCCGTCGACGTCACCGCGCTCGCCACCGAGCTGGGCGTGGCCAAGGAGACCGTACGGCGGGATCTGCGCGTCCTGGAGGACCACGGCCTGCTCCGCCGTACCCATGGCGGCGCCTACCCCGTGGAGAGCGCCGGCTTCGAGACGACGCTCGCCTTCCGCGCCACCAGCCATGTCCCCGAGAAGCGCCGGATCGCGGCCGCCGCGGCCGAGCTGCTCGGGGACGCCGAGACGGTCTTCGTCGACGAGGGCTTCACCCCGCAGCTCATCGCCGAGTCCCTGCCCACCGACCGGCCGCTGACCGTGGTCACCGCGTCCCTTCCGGTCGCGGGCGCCCTCGCCGAGGCGGAGCACGTCTCCGTACTCCTGCTCGGCGGCCGGGTGCGGCGCGGCACCCTCGCCACCGTCGACCACTGGACGACGAAGATGCTGGCCGGCTTCGTCATCGACCTGGCGTTCATCGGCGCCAACGGCATCTCCCGCGAGTACGGCCTGACCACCCCCGACCCGGCCGTCAGCGAGGTCAAGACACAGGCGATCCGGGCCGCGCGCCGCACGGTGTTCGCCGGCGTGCACACCAAGTTCGGAGCGGTCAGCTTCTGCCGGTTCGCCGACATCAGCACGCTGGAGACGATCGTGACGAGCACCCTGCTTCCGGCCGCCGAGGCGCATCGGTACTCGCTGCTGGGACCACAGGTCATCCGCGTCTGA
- a CDS encoding zinc-dependent alcohol dehydrogenase family protein, with the protein MKAAVIESVGKAVVAEVPDPTPGPREVVVEVAACGLCGTDLHILQGEFAPKLPIVPGHEFAGAVVEVGTQVTELSVGDRVAVDPSLYCYECRYCRTGHNNLCERWAAIGVTTAGGAAQYAVAPVANCVRLPEHVRTQDAALVEPLSCAVRGYDVLRSRLGAHVLIYGSGTMGLMMLELAKRTGAASVDVVDVNPTRLETARRLGVSASAANPDELDRPQGWDLVVDATGNAAAIQDGLDRVAKAGTFLQFGVADYSTRVTVDPYRIYNQEITITGSMAVLHSFERAAELFANGVLDPEIFISDRIPLERYPQALEQFASGVGRKIVVVP; encoded by the coding sequence ATGAAGGCCGCCGTCATCGAGTCCGTGGGCAAGGCCGTCGTCGCCGAGGTCCCCGACCCGACGCCCGGCCCGCGCGAGGTCGTGGTCGAGGTCGCGGCCTGCGGCCTGTGCGGAACCGATCTCCACATCCTCCAGGGCGAGTTCGCCCCGAAGCTGCCGATCGTCCCCGGGCACGAGTTCGCGGGCGCGGTGGTCGAGGTCGGCACCCAGGTCACGGAGCTGTCGGTGGGGGACCGGGTCGCGGTGGACCCATCGCTGTACTGCTACGAATGCCGCTACTGCCGGACGGGCCACAACAACCTCTGCGAACGCTGGGCGGCGATCGGCGTGACGACCGCGGGCGGCGCCGCGCAGTACGCGGTGGCCCCGGTGGCGAACTGCGTACGGCTGCCCGAGCACGTCCGCACCCAGGACGCGGCCCTGGTCGAGCCGTTGTCCTGCGCGGTACGCGGCTACGACGTCCTCCGCTCCCGCCTCGGCGCCCACGTCCTGATCTACGGCTCCGGCACGATGGGCCTGATGATGCTGGAACTGGCCAAGCGGACCGGCGCGGCGAGCGTGGACGTGGTGGACGTGAACCCCACCCGCCTGGAGACGGCACGCAGGCTCGGCGTCTCGGCGTCGGCGGCGAACCCGGACGAGCTGGACCGCCCGCAAGGCTGGGACCTGGTGGTGGACGCGACAGGGAACGCGGCGGCGATCCAGGACGGCCTGGACCGGGTGGCCAAGGCGGGCACCTTCCTCCAGTTCGGCGTGGCGGACTACTCGACCCGCGTCACGGTCGACCCGTACCGCATCTACAACCAGGAGATCACCATCACGGGTTCGATGGCCGTCCTGCACAGCTTCGAGCGCGCGGCGGAGCTGTTCGCGAACGGCGTCCTCGACCCGGAGATCTTCATCAGCGACCGAATCCCGCTGGAGCGGTACCCGCAGGCGCTGGAGCAGTTCGCATCGGGGGTCGGCAGGAAGATCGTGGTGGTCCCGTAG
- a CDS encoding carbohydrate ABC transporter permease: MAADPDGTTGTKAARERVTGSRVTGNKATGNRTTGSAGLAIGSGSGLTRFAVRAVLLLGVLISLFPFYWLVVMASGTTQDIYSYPPKLVPGPHLLDNMGRVLDTIDFFGSLWNTIAVAVVGTALVLFFDSLAAFAFAKYEFPGKRFLFGTLLVTYMIPAQLSLVPQFVTMAEFGWAGSLKALIIPGAANAFGIFWMRQYAQNSLPDELLDAGSIDGAGFFRLYWQVALPLFRPALAFLGIFTFIGLWNDYIWPLVVMINPDKVTLQVALANLNVLYNADYALVMAGALMSVIPLIIVFLLGARHFLRDLAAGATKM; the protein is encoded by the coding sequence ATGGCCGCTGATCCGGACGGGACGACCGGCACCAAGGCGGCAAGGGAGAGGGTGACCGGCAGCAGGGTGACTGGCAATAAGGCGACCGGTAACAGGACGACCGGCAGCGCGGGACTGGCCATCGGCTCCGGCAGCGGACTCACCCGGTTCGCCGTCCGGGCGGTGCTGCTGCTCGGGGTGCTGATCTCGCTGTTCCCCTTCTACTGGCTGGTGGTGATGGCCTCCGGCACCACCCAGGACATCTACAGCTACCCGCCCAAGCTGGTGCCGGGCCCGCATCTCCTGGACAACATGGGGCGGGTGCTCGACACCATCGACTTCTTCGGCTCCCTCTGGAACACGATCGCCGTGGCCGTGGTCGGGACCGCGCTGGTGCTGTTCTTCGACTCGCTGGCCGCGTTCGCCTTCGCCAAGTACGAGTTCCCGGGCAAGAGGTTCCTCTTCGGCACGCTCCTGGTCACGTACATGATCCCCGCGCAGCTGTCGCTGGTGCCGCAGTTCGTCACCATGGCCGAGTTCGGCTGGGCCGGCTCACTGAAGGCGCTGATCATCCCCGGTGCGGCCAACGCCTTCGGCATCTTCTGGATGCGTCAGTACGCCCAGAACTCACTGCCGGACGAGCTGTTGGACGCGGGCAGCATCGACGGTGCCGGATTCTTCCGGCTGTACTGGCAGGTGGCCCTGCCGCTGTTCCGGCCGGCCCTCGCGTTCCTCGGGATCTTCACGTTCATCGGCCTCTGGAACGACTACATCTGGCCGTTGGTCGTCATGATCAACCCGGACAAGGTCACCCTCCAGGTCGCCCTGGCGAACCTCAACGTGCTGTACAACGCCGACTACGCGCTCGTGATGGCCGGTGCGTTGATGAGCGTGATCCCGTTGATCATCGTGTTCCTGCTCGGGGCGCGGCACTTCCTGCGGGATCTGGCGGCGGGGGCCACGAAGATGTGA
- a CDS encoding TerD family protein → MTPGSNIPLSAARVTVDVAAPVRLDVSGLLLTADGKVRSDDDFIFYNQPTGPGVTYRSGGGTSPDAITVDTAAVPPGIEKIVVTASPDAAGQTFQGIEPTATIRNADDNSVLATFTPPQLGTETALVIVEVYLRNGAWKARAVGQGYANGLAGIATDFGVTVEEPAPAPAAPVAPPQPTMQPPAAPPAPPMSTPPAPQAPAAPPTPPAPPAPGAGKINLDKGRVSLQKNQTVSLVKGGRPLLSQVKMGLGWEPAYRGKDIDLDASVIAYGPQRNHIDSCYFGKLQIVQGAIRHSGDNLTGEGGGDDEVITVDLGRLPQEVTGLVFTVNSFSGQKFTEVAKAYCRLIDAASGEELVRFDLTNAEAQTGVMMAKLIKQFSGEWEMTAIGDFVKSRTVRGMVKPAAQAL, encoded by the coding sequence ATGACCCCCGGCTCGAACATCCCTCTCTCCGCCGCCCGCGTGACGGTGGACGTCGCCGCCCCGGTGCGGCTCGACGTATCGGGCCTGCTGCTCACCGCCGACGGCAAGGTGCGCTCCGACGACGACTTCATCTTCTACAACCAGCCGACCGGCCCCGGCGTGACGTACCGCTCGGGCGGCGGCACCAGCCCCGACGCGATCACTGTCGACACGGCAGCCGTTCCCCCCGGCATCGAGAAGATCGTCGTCACCGCCAGCCCGGACGCCGCCGGCCAGACCTTCCAGGGCATCGAACCCACGGCCACCATCCGCAACGCGGACGACAACAGCGTCCTGGCCACCTTCACACCCCCGCAGCTCGGCACCGAGACGGCCCTGGTGATCGTCGAGGTCTATCTGCGCAACGGCGCCTGGAAGGCCCGCGCGGTCGGTCAGGGCTACGCCAACGGCCTGGCCGGCATCGCCACCGACTTCGGCGTCACGGTCGAGGAACCTGCCCCCGCCCCCGCCGCCCCCGTGGCCCCGCCCCAGCCCACCATGCAGCCCCCGGCCGCCCCGCCGGCCCCGCCGATGTCCACTCCCCCGGCCCCCCAGGCCCCCGCCGCGCCCCCGACCCCGCCCGCCCCGCCCGCGCCCGGCGCCGGGAAGATCAACCTCGACAAGGGCCGCGTCAGCCTCCAGAAGAACCAGACCGTCTCCCTCGTCAAGGGCGGCCGCCCCCTGCTCTCCCAGGTCAAGATGGGCCTCGGCTGGGAGCCGGCGTACCGCGGCAAGGACATCGACCTGGACGCCTCGGTCATCGCCTACGGCCCGCAGCGCAACCACATCGACAGCTGCTACTTCGGCAAGCTCCAGATCGTGCAGGGCGCCATCCGCCACTCCGGCGACAACCTCACGGGTGAGGGCGGCGGGGACGACGAGGTCATCACCGTCGACCTCGGACGGCTGCCCCAGGAGGTCACCGGGCTCGTCTTCACGGTCAACTCGTTCTCCGGCCAGAAGTTCACCGAGGTCGCCAAGGCCTACTGCCGGCTGATCGACGCCGCCTCCGGCGAGGAGCTGGTCCGCTTCGACCTCACCAACGCCGAGGCGCAGACAGGCGTGATGATGGCCAAGTTGATCAAGCAGTTCTCCGGTGAGTGGGAGATGACGGCCATCGGCGACTTCGTGAAGTCCCGCACGGTGAGGGGGATGGTGAAGCCGGCGGCCCAGGCACTGTAG
- a CDS encoding LacI family DNA-binding transcriptional regulator, which produces MWADDQQREPSVERPDGTRRRATIHDVAKLAGVSRQTVSRAVNDKGEIDPATKERVLEAARLLDYRPSRFARGMVRKGAVTAGLVIPDLMNPFFPEVAAGVLEAAEQRGWQVVMWDSRIDDARERDALDVLSHQADAIVGYFKSPDDVLARHLGGVPLVLLERGPQQTRFAAVGIDAAAGLEQGMAHLVGAGHRRIGMLDGVHGPGPRRGAFLEQVRRHGLPVDDSWITLCAEHSVAGGEAGMERLLDARPDITAVFGFNDLIAVGAMRAARRRGRRVPEDLAVLGFDGLSLGELVEPALTTLHIDKRRLGRLAVEQVARLRSGEEPLRGAEAWVVPELVVRASA; this is translated from the coding sequence GTGTGGGCGGACGATCAGCAGCGGGAGCCGAGTGTCGAGCGGCCTGACGGCACCCGCCGCCGGGCCACGATCCACGATGTCGCCAAGCTGGCCGGAGTGTCACGGCAGACCGTCTCCCGCGCGGTCAACGACAAGGGTGAGATCGACCCGGCCACGAAGGAACGGGTGCTGGAGGCGGCCCGGCTGCTGGACTACCGGCCCAGCCGGTTCGCGCGCGGCATGGTGCGGAAGGGCGCCGTGACGGCTGGGCTGGTGATCCCGGATCTGATGAACCCCTTCTTCCCCGAGGTGGCCGCCGGCGTCCTGGAGGCGGCCGAGCAGCGGGGCTGGCAGGTGGTGATGTGGGACTCGCGCATCGACGACGCCCGGGAACGGGACGCGCTCGACGTCCTGTCGCATCAGGCCGACGCGATCGTGGGCTACTTCAAGAGCCCGGACGACGTGCTGGCCCGGCACCTCGGCGGCGTACCGCTGGTGCTGCTGGAGCGCGGGCCGCAGCAGACCCGTTTCGCGGCCGTGGGGATCGACGCCGCCGCCGGTCTCGAACAGGGTATGGCCCACCTGGTGGGCGCGGGGCACCGCAGGATCGGCATGCTGGACGGTGTGCACGGCCCCGGTCCGCGCCGGGGGGCCTTCCTGGAGCAGGTCCGGCGGCACGGCCTGCCCGTCGACGACAGCTGGATCACGCTGTGTGCCGAGCACAGCGTGGCCGGGGGAGAGGCCGGCATGGAGCGACTGCTGGACGCCCGGCCCGACATCACCGCCGTCTTCGGCTTCAACGACCTGATCGCGGTCGGCGCCATGCGCGCCGCCCGGCGTCGGGGCCGGCGGGTGCCGGAGGATCTGGCCGTGCTCGGCTTCGACGGGCTGTCGCTGGGCGAGCTGGTGGAGCCCGCCCTGACCACCCTGCACATCGACAAACGGCGGCTGGGACGGCTGGCCGTCGAGCAGGTGGCCCGGCTGCGGTCGGGCGAGGAGCCGCTGCGGGGTGCCGAGGCGTGGGTGGTTCCCGAGCTGGTGGTGCGGGCCTCCGCCTGA
- a CDS encoding carbohydrate ABC transporter permease yields the protein MSAVAVRLRSRRKGVGLGLVAWLLGIVFFLPIAWMALTSFHSEEDAATNPPSFAASLTLDGYREFFGAGGGASPWPALINSTVASVASTLFVLVLALPAAYALSIRPVKKWTDVLFFFLSTKMLPAVAGLLPLYLFAKNTDMLDNIWLLVILYTSMNLPIAVWMMHSFLAEIPVAIIEAARVDGAKLPTILTRVVAPIALPGIAATALICFIFSWNELLFARVLTGVVAETAPVFLTGFITSQGLFLAKVCAASLVISLPVLAAGFAAQDKLVQGLSLGAVK from the coding sequence ATGAGTGCAGTGGCCGTACGACTTCGCAGCCGCCGCAAGGGAGTTGGCCTCGGCCTGGTGGCCTGGCTGCTCGGAATCGTCTTCTTCCTGCCGATCGCGTGGATGGCTTTGACGTCCTTCCACTCCGAGGAGGACGCGGCGACCAACCCGCCGTCCTTCGCCGCGTCGCTGACGCTGGACGGCTACCGCGAGTTCTTCGGCGCGGGCGGCGGGGCGAGCCCCTGGCCGGCACTGATCAACTCGACGGTGGCGTCAGTGGCGTCGACGCTCTTCGTCCTGGTCCTCGCCCTCCCGGCGGCCTACGCCCTGTCGATCCGCCCCGTGAAGAAGTGGACGGACGTCCTGTTCTTCTTCCTGTCCACGAAGATGCTGCCGGCCGTGGCGGGCCTGCTGCCGCTGTACCTGTTCGCGAAGAACACGGACATGCTCGACAACATCTGGCTGCTGGTCATCCTCTACACCTCCATGAACCTGCCGATCGCGGTGTGGATGATGCACTCCTTCCTGGCCGAGATCCCGGTGGCGATCATCGAGGCGGCAAGGGTGGACGGGGCGAAGCTCCCGACGATCCTCACGCGCGTGGTAGCCCCCATCGCGTTGCCCGGCATCGCCGCGACAGCCCTGATCTGCTTCATCTTCAGCTGGAACGAACTTCTCTTCGCCCGCGTGCTGACCGGCGTGGTGGCGGAGACCGCCCCCGTCTTCCTGACCGGCTTCATCACCAGCCAGGGCCTGTTCCTGGCGAAGGTGTGCGCCGCGTCGCTCGTCATCTCCCTGCCGGTGCTCGCCGCGGGGTTCGCCGCCCAGGACAAGCTGGTCCAGGGCCTGTCGTTGGGAGCCGTGAAATGA
- a CDS encoding sugar ABC transporter substrate-binding protein: MRTQSRRRPPRATLALAAAGTLLAPLLSGCWVGAGGAGSGGNSINVLMVNNPQMTELQKLAPRFTEETGIKVNFTVLPENDVRDKISQDFANQAGQYDVATLSNYEIPIYARNGWLHEMNSYVAKDPAYDEQDVLKPMRQSLTGDDGKLYGQPFYGESSFLMYRKDVFEKEGLTMPAHPTWQQVADLAAKTDGAEPGMKGICLRGLPGWGEVMAPLTTVVNTYGGTWFDKNWKARLDSPEWEKATKFYVDLVREHGESGAAQSGFAECLNNMTQGKVAMWYDATSAAGSLESANSPVKGKVGYAPAPVEKTESSGWLYTWAWGIQQASRNPDKAWKFVSWASSKQYEQLVGDEIGWSNVPAGKRASTYANPAYREEAAAFQEMTKEAIEGARPNDPGVQPRPAPGIQFVGIPEFTDLGTKVSQEISAAIAGRQSVDSALRKSQQLAEKISEEYEGR, encoded by the coding sequence ATGCGAACCCAGAGCCGACGACGGCCACCGCGAGCCACGCTCGCCTTGGCCGCCGCAGGGACGCTGCTCGCCCCGCTGCTCTCCGGCTGCTGGGTCGGAGCCGGCGGGGCGGGGTCGGGCGGCAACTCGATCAACGTCCTGATGGTCAACAACCCTCAGATGACCGAGTTGCAGAAACTCGCCCCCCGCTTCACCGAAGAGACCGGCATCAAGGTTAATTTCACCGTCCTGCCCGAGAACGACGTCCGCGACAAGATCAGCCAGGACTTCGCCAACCAGGCGGGCCAGTACGACGTCGCCACCCTCTCCAACTACGAGATACCGATCTACGCCCGCAACGGCTGGCTGCACGAGATGAACTCGTACGTCGCCAAGGACCCGGCGTACGACGAGCAGGACGTCCTCAAGCCGATGCGCCAGTCCCTCACCGGCGACGACGGCAAGCTCTACGGCCAGCCCTTCTACGGTGAGTCGTCCTTCCTGATGTACCGCAAGGACGTCTTCGAGAAGGAGGGTCTGACGATGCCCGCGCATCCCACCTGGCAGCAGGTGGCGGACCTCGCGGCGAAGACGGACGGCGCCGAGCCGGGCATGAAGGGCATCTGTCTGCGCGGCCTGCCCGGCTGGGGCGAGGTGATGGCCCCGCTCACCACCGTCGTGAACACCTACGGCGGCACCTGGTTCGACAAGAACTGGAAGGCTCGTCTCGACTCCCCCGAGTGGGAGAAGGCGACGAAGTTCTATGTCGACCTGGTGCGTGAGCACGGTGAGTCGGGCGCGGCCCAGTCCGGCTTCGCCGAGTGCCTGAACAACATGACCCAGGGCAAGGTCGCCATGTGGTACGACGCCACCTCCGCCGCCGGATCCCTGGAGTCGGCGAACTCCCCCGTCAAAGGCAAGGTCGGCTACGCACCGGCCCCGGTCGAGAAGACGGAGTCCTCCGGCTGGCTCTACACCTGGGCGTGGGGCATCCAGCAGGCGTCCCGCAACCCCGACAAGGCCTGGAAGTTCGTGTCCTGGGCGTCGAGCAAGCAGTACGAGCAGCTGGTCGGCGACGAGATCGGCTGGTCCAACGTCCCGGCCGGCAAGCGTGCCTCCACCTACGCCAACCCGGCGTACCGCGAGGAGGCGGCCGCCTTCCAGGAGATGACCAAGGAGGCCATCGAGGGCGCCCGCCCGAACGACCCCGGCGTCCAGCCGCGCCCCGCGCCCGGCATCCAGTTCGTCGGCATCCCCGAGTTCACCGACCTCGGCACCAAGGTCTCCCAGGAGATCAGCGCGGCCATCGCCGGACGCCAGTCCGTCGACTCGGCCCTGAGGAAGTCCCAGCAGCTGGCCGAGAAGATCTCCGAGGAGTACGAGGGGCGATGA